The following coding sequences lie in one Zingiber officinale cultivar Zhangliang chromosome 2B, Zo_v1.1, whole genome shotgun sequence genomic window:
- the LOC122048295 gene encoding uncharacterized protein LOC122048295 codes for MVGGEGARFTVDLATLTWVDFKEVFYRKYFTADNRTRLAREFLELCQGDLTVAEYIRKFERGCYFVPMIASQPIKELKHFTEGLRAAIRHDVRLSQIGHFARDYPQLREPTKGRVFAMTQEQVDLDATIITDSGVIHSFISAAYTAKLGITSEQMVMGYSVSLPSGEELHSNRMMKVKEKDVHKMTFKTLYRHYEFLVMPFGLTNAPAAFMDLMNRVFKSYLDQFIIVFIDDILIYSRSCEEHHLHLTTVLQTLKDKRLYAKFSKCDFCLRQIPFLGHIVSEKGIEVDLAKVEAIKNCGTLKNVTEILSFFKLAGYY; via the exons ATGGTGGGAGGGGAGGGTGCACGCTTCACAGTGGATCTGGCTACATTGACTTGGGTTGATTTTAAGGAAGTATTTTATAGGAAATATTTCACAGCCGATAACAGAACCCGATTGGCGAGGGAATTCTTGGAGCTTTGCCAAGGAGATTTGACGGTGGCTGAGTACATTAGGAAGTTTGAGAGGGGATGCTACTTTGTACCCATGATTGCCAGCCAACCAATCAAGGAGCTGAAGCACTTTACTGAGGGATTGAGAGCTGCCATTCGCCATGATGTCAGATTAAGTCAG ATAGGGCATTTCGCGAGAGATTATCCTCAGCTCAGAGAGCCAACCAAAGGAAGGGTATTTGCTATGACACAGGAGCAGGTGGATCTAGATGCAACCATTATTACAG ATTCTGGGGTcatccattcttttatatctgcGGCCTATACTGCAAAATTGGGCATTACATCTGAACAAATGGTTATGGGATATAGCGTTTCTTTACCTTCCGGAGAAGAACTGCATAGTAACAGGATG ATGAAGGTGAAAGAGAAAGATGTTCATAAAATGACATTCAAAACTCTATATAGACACTACGAGTTTCTggttatgccatttggacttaCTAATGCCCCAGCAGcattcatggacttgatgaatcgggTCTTTAAGTCGTATTTGGACCAGTTTattattgtcttcattgatgatatactaatTTACTCTCGAAGTTGCGAGGAACATCATCTGCACTTGACAACAGTGCTGCAGACACTGAAGGATAAACGTTTGTACGCAAAATTTAGCAAGTGTGACTTTTGTCTGCGACAGATTCCATTTTTGGGGCACATAGTTTCAGAGAAAGGGATAGAGGTGGATCTAGCCAAAGTAGAGGCAATAAAAAATTGTGGTACACTGAAGAATGTTACCGAGATCCTAAGCTTCTTCAAGTTGGCAGGCTACTACTGA